A region of Phalacrocorax carbo chromosome 9, bPhaCar2.1, whole genome shotgun sequence DNA encodes the following proteins:
- the COQ6 gene encoding ubiquinone biosynthesis monooxygenase COQ6, mitochondrial encodes MAAVWGRGLRAALGARLRAGPRAPLRSAAGAAAPLYDVVVSGGGMVGSAMAAALGHDIHFHDKKIALLEAGPRKEYDRMPDSFSNRVSSISPGSATLLSSFGAWDHVCNLRLKPFRRMQVWDACSEAMIVFEKDDLDDMGYIVENDVIMSALTKQLDAVADRVEVFYGSRAVGYTWPLPSHSCDTSPWVQIELADGRRLQTKLLIGADGHNSVVRKEAEIKNIEHQYDQSAVVATLHLSEATDNNVAWQRFLPTGPVALLPLSDTASSLVWSTSHEHASELLSMDEESFVDSINSAFWSNINHSDFIDTAGAMFRSAISFLKPSGTAVRQLPPSIAKVDSESRAMFPLGMGHATEYVQHRVALIGDAAHRVHPLAGQGVNLGFGDIACLAHHLSAAAFNGSDLGSLKHLLKFETERQRHNVSLIAAIDVLKRLYSTSLAPLVLLRTWGLQATNALPPVKEQIMAFASK; translated from the exons ATGGCGGCCGTCTGGGGCAGGGGTCTGCGGGCTGCGCTGGGTGCGCGGctgcgggccgggccgcgggccccgctccgctccgccgccggTGCCGCCGCGCCGCTGTACGATGTGGTGGTGTCGGGCGGGGGCATGGTCGGGAGCGCCATGGCCGCCGCGCTGG gGCATGATATCCACTTCCACGATAAGAAGATTGCTTTGCTGGAGGCTGGTCCTAGGAAAGAATATGATCGCATGCCAGACAGTTTCAGTAACAGGGTCAGTTCCATATCCCCAGGATCAGCAACCCTCCTAAGCA GTTTTGGTGCCTGGGATCATGTCTGCAACCTGAGACTCAAACCGTTCCGGCGAATGCAG gtGTGGGATGCTTGTTCAGAAGCCATGATCGTTTTTGAGAAAGATGACTTAGATGACATGGGTTACATAGTGGAGAATGATGTCATTATGTCTGCTCTCACAAAACAGTTAGATGCAGTAGCAG ATCGGGTGGAGGTTTTCTATGGGAGCAGAGCAGTCGGGTATACCTGGCCCCTTCCCTCTCACAGCTGTGACACAAGCCCTTGGGTCCAAATTGAGTTAGCTGATGGACGCAGACTTCAGACCAAACTGCTG ATTGGTGCGGATGGTCATAACTCTGTAGTCCGGAAGGAAGCTGAAATTAAGAACATTGAGCATCAATATGACCAGTCAGCTGTGGTGGCAACTCTTCATTTGTCTGAG GCCACAGACAATAATGTAGCATGGCAAAGGTTCCTTCCCACAGGGCCAGTCGCGCTGCTTCCG CTGTCTGACACAGCCAGCTCTCTGGTCTGGTCTACATCTCATGAACATGCATCAGAACTTCTCAGTATGGATGAAGAAAGTTTTGTGGATAGCATCAACTCCGCCTTT TGGAGCAATATAAACCACTCTGACTTCATTGATACTGCTGGGGCCATGTTTCGATCTGCTATTTCATTCCTGAAACCCTCAGGGACTGCTGTCCGTCAGCTGCCCCCAAGCATCGCGAAAGTAGATTCAGAGAGCCGAGCCATGTTCCCTCTTGGAATGGGGCACGCGACAGAGTACGTCCAGCACCGCGTGGCTCTTATCGG GGATGCAGCGCACAGAGTCCATCCGCTTGCAGGACAAGGTGTGAACCTGGGCTTTGGGGATATTGCATGTTTAGCCCATCACCTCAGTGCAGCAGCCTTCAATGGGAGTGATCTGG GCTCcttaaaacatcttttaaagTTTGAGACAGAACGCCAGAGGCACAATGTCTCTTTGATAGCTGCTATTGATGTGCTAAAGAGGCTTTACTCCACCAGTCTGGCTCCCTTGGTGTTGCTGAGGACATGGGGATTGCAAGCAACAAATGCCCTGCCTCCTGTTAAA